The genome window AGTAGTCATATAGGAAGAATTCATTCATTGTACTTTTGAATCTAATTTTGTTCTTTGTGGTCTAGATGTAGATATGACATTTGAAACTGTTTATATATATCATCTAATTATCTATCTGGTTTAGTTTTAtttatagaaaatccaaaaaggAACAAGTTTGGCGACGAACATAATCATAAAATTCAGAAAAAAAACCCCCTCAAATTCAAGTACTTTAGTAAACAGATTGTTGTGTGATGACACAAATAGTCAAATTCAGGTTTCTTGTTAAATTTTACCGTTAGCTGCATCAAACATATCCAAGTTTGCAATCCCTGTAGTTGTGTGCAACATACTAAAGTCTTTATTATCTTTAAATAACAACTACAACCTTACCTGGTAAATCCCACAAATACTAAGCTATTGGTAGGGTTTGTGGAGGGTTAGATGTAGGCAAATCTTACCTCTGTCCGTAGGGATAGAGATATTGCGCACCAATAACAAACCAACTCTAATTACACAGTGAATAATTAAGGTTGTAATCTTGTATCCCTTAGTTATAGGAGAACTTATGAGATAATAAAAGAACAAAACCATATATCTTCTAACAGTTGGTATACAAGACTGTTCTCAGTATACTGAATTTTAATGCAGCAATAAGCTGTTTTAaaggtgtttgggattgcttgtCGAAACTGCTTATCTAGTTATTTATGTTTGTTTGAGTGACTTGAATAAATTGGTAACCTGCCATTTGTTTTACtttgtaattctttttctttttaaattatcaaatatgtaagaaaaataaaaattttattattgttagtattattatttacaattttattttgcttttttttttttcaagaagtTGGTGTCGTGTAATCAGTTTCCTATCATTACATAAAAGTATAAAACAGTAAATGTTTCAAGTCTGGTACATTAGAAATAATGATTTTAGTACGTCATACACGATTACATGATGTGTCAAGTTCAATATGTGttcagggccgtctccgaaaatatgaaaaataattTGGGCCCTGTGCGAAATAAAAAATTGGGCCCGACCACCCTGTTAAAATGAATATCGGTACCGATTTTGATAATATGGATATCGGTATCGAGGTTGTTCGGTCAAAACCATACTCTATTTTGAATACAACTATGTTTTCAACAAAATTTACGCCTTCTTCCTATTAATTAGTTATCATATTCTCAAGTATCCTTTTCTTTTAAACTTGTACTCATTTTCAATCCTTTTACAGATAATCGATGTTAATGAAAATATACTAATGATATTTTTATTAGAGTTAGAGTTTAACGTGCTTTATTAGTTTATGATTTTCATTATTATGCCAAttattcttccatgttttaacattaaccaataaaataaaatatgaaaGGGCTATGATAGAAATTAAAATGAATGACTTGCAGAACTGGACATGGGCAttaatctttctatactaataaacaaaaatcatttttggacacgtgtcattcactGGTAATTTCTCATCCTTagttttttatttatcttttttattaaataataataataataataataataataataataataaacatcaatttaactaaatctatttatctcttttgtttaattgatttcttttttaactctaaagtttcaatctttggcaatttaagtctaaagtttcgatctttggtattttaacccctttgattaatttgatttttcacttctaattcaaaagttttcatcttttgcaatttaacccctttaatttttttactttcaattcaaagcttttcatcttttgcaatttaatctcaacattttttttactttcaactttagtctcttatatacttttcatctttcataagttctccgtttaacgtgtcattctaaatttccgacttaacacgccgcaacgtgcgtgtggggttcaacgtttttcatctatttttttcctgtttgacatgtccgtcgcagcgcgtctatttttccctgttttataggtctgtcgcaacgtgcgagtcagagatcgacttagttatttttttctcggttttacacacaggctcgtggtcctgtgagaaacatttgcctttcatctaacatgGTATATAACTATTGAATCCCCCGGCGCATTACGGCGGGTGGTAAATCTAGTTGAGAAATAAAGAAAGACATATATAGTAACCAGCAGCCAGCATTAATTAAGAAAGGATTCATTGAATTGTAAAAAGAGAAAAATAACAGAACAAGCAGCCTCGAACTCAGGACTATCACCTTAAAAACAGGGTTATCAACCACTGGTCTGTGAAGCCATATGGTATCATAATTCAATGAAGAATAtaaataatatacatatataatacaaaaaaaatataaaaattttacGGGCCCTTTTACGTTTTTGGCCCTGAGCCGGCGCCCACCCGGCACTTGCTCATGGCCGGCCCTGTATGTGTTTAATGCATTTAGCCCTTAATTTTAAGGCTCAAACTCATTGTTATTTATTCAAAGACCCAATTCAAAAAATAACGATACAAGCTTATACATAAGAAGAACCATTATCGAGTCCCATATGAAGAAGTATTTGATAGTCCATTGGTGTTAGTTTCACCTGAGCCTGACCATCACTTGAACCCTGCTGACCTGTTGATGCAGCCGGTTGAGTCGTTGGTGCACCCTGATCACTAGGTTCAATATCTGATCCGTCATCCATTTGGTACAAACCCATTTTTATCTCGTTTGTTGCACATAACGTGTGAACTCCATAGTTTGCGCACACAAGACACTCGTAAGACCAATGCTTTGAATCCAACGGCTTTCTACACATTTTGCAAACTTGGTTCTGAACCCCGGTTTCACTGGTATGGTTAAGGACGAGCTCGTGTGGATGAGCTTTATGAGCTACCTATTTGCATAAACATAATTGTTACAAGTCAAACCACTTTTCTAAGCATTGCTAATCATGCTCAAATAACCAAAATGACTGTTGCTATTAAGCCTGATTCGCAATATAAAGACAAACAAAACAGCATAACAAAGACAAGCATACCTTTGGGGGTAGGAAAGCACAATTGACATGTAAATCAACTTCACACAAAGCACAACAATATGAAAACCTCGACCCGTTGGTACCACATGCGTTGCACAAAAAACAGTTTGACGGGTAAGTCGGGTACGGGCTAAGAATGAGATAATGAGATGAATGAGAAGGGTGTTTTATATATCGAGTGGCGTTCCCGCAATGCTCGTGAAGAAAGAAGTTGCACTGCCAACACGCGTAGATGGTTTTATCACAGAATTTGTCACATCCAGAGCAACGCAGTTGTTGCCCCGGCTGCACTTGGTACATGGACAAGTTGTGTTCATGGCTGAAATGCTTGTACTCCATGATTTGCAGATCTCTGTGCTTTGTATAAATGGAAgacatgtatatatatgtatgtatagataCCAAGTCAAAGTCAACTATGGGCAAGTGGACATTAAGTTATGAAGTCAACTATAAGGATTCCTTTGTGGACTTTCTAGATTAGATGTATAATATGGATGGTGGATATTAGAACCAATCAAGGTTCGGACTTTGGGTCGAACATGATGGATAATGGATTATTTTTGTGGGTATAACCAAAAAATGTTGACTTTGTTGGGGTTGACCTTTTCGGGTATCAGTGAGTTGTTTTCTTAGTTTTGTTATTGAATAAATTTTAGTACATTCTATTGTTAGTATGTTTATTATATGTATTCTCTTTTAAGGGGTTAATGAATATGGGACCTAAATTTGTAAGTGTATATATAACTAGCGGTGGACCCAAAAGTTATTTCCTGAGTGGAAACAAGGGGTTCAACCAAACTTTCAAGTGATGCGATCGGGTTTTTTGCCTATAAGATACACTAAAATACTTTTTTTAAGGCGGCGCTTGCCCGCCCAAGCTTGTACTTGGTCTGCCCTGACCATCGCTACATATTATTCTACGTCTCATTGTGTGAAACCGAACCAAACTTACATTGCTAAAAATGGATAATGCAAATACGGGCGTAGTTTTTTGAGGCCATAGGTCTCTTGGAAGTGAATCAATGATGGTTGGTAAACACCATAACCCGAATAAGCACCTTCATGCAATATGTAAagaactagttgatgccccgcctgcgttgcggggcgatggctgAATAactctcaatcaattaaaaaaagactactataattttgctgggaaaaaaaaacaaaaacgatgataagatCGTAATTTTGGGTtcagggcaaaattgtaatttttcaggactaatgagccagtGTTAGGCAGTTCCTTGACACGAAAAAAAGTTAAATCGAGTcaactaattaaaacaaaaaacctttatagttttgctaaaaaaactaaaacgatgggaaaaacgtaatttttaaccgaAGGCgaatcataattttaattcagggataaaatcgtaaattagaTGGACAAacgggggagtgccaggcagctgccggcatgactgtaattttacactgggggcaaaattgtaatttcaccagcaaaacaaacaaaaacgatggacaaaatgtaaatttaagttgagggcaaaatcgtaacttggctgcgaggaaaaaaaaactaatggcaaaactgtaaatttatacgggccaaaatcgtaattttgaaccgcgGGCAAAATTGGAATTTTTAGCTTGGAGcgaaagcgtaaatttatttttaagtgggggtaaaaacgtaattttgaactgatggcaaatcgtaattttaaggggGAAAAAattaatggcaaaactgtaaattgaacgggggcaaaatcgtaattttgaaacGGGGGCGAAATCGAAATTTTTTGCTGGGagtaaaagcgtaaatttatttttaagtgggggcaaaCGCATAATTTTGAATTaatggtaaaatcgtaattttaaatcgggataaaatcgtaaatttattgGGACAATAGAGGAATGTCAGACAGCTACCTGGCACTATTAACTCTGCCGCCCATTTAGCCCAATAGAGGGCCACCACTATTGCCACTAATGTGTTTTGTAGATATTGAATATATTATTGTTAGTATGTATGGATACATACTCTCTCATGGGCTGTATGAATATGGAACTTAAAGCGGTAACCATTCTTAAATTCATTTCAATTACTCTATCAACGATAATTTAAGGGGTCAAACTATAAAGAACTGACAACGTTGAATAACCCTACTGACAAATTTGTGTGTTGAAGGTAATGCACCCATGTAGATTTGCTATAAAAGAAAGTTTTGTAGGTCGAAGGCCCACATCACATATCAGAATTGGGTTATGGCATTCATGATGTATATCGTATTAGGTGGGAAGATAGATGGTTCATGAGGGTTGTGTAACGAGTTCAAACACATATATTTTTGTTTGGCCACGACCAGGGCCGGCCATGAGCAAGTGCCGGGTGGGCGCCGGCTCAGGGCCAAAAACGTAAAAGGGCCCgtaaaatttttatattttttttgtattatatatgtatattatttaTATTCTTCATTGAATTATGATACCATATGGCTTCACAGACCAGTGGTTGATAACCCTGTTTTTAAGGTGATAGTCCTGAGTTCGAGGCTGCTTGTTCTGTTATTTTTCTCTTTTTACAATTCAATGAATCCTTTCTTAATTAATGCTGGCTGCTGGTTACTATATATGTCTTTCTTTATTTCTCAACTAGATTTACCACCCGCCGTAATGCGCCGGGGGATTCAATAGTTATATACcatgttagatgaaaggcaaatgtttctcacaggaccacgagcctgtgtgtaaaaccgagaaaaaaataactaagtcgatctctgactcgcacgttgcgacagacctataaaacagggaaaaatagacgcgctgcgacggacatgtcaaacaggaaaaaaatagatgaaaaacgttgaaccccacacgcacgttgcggcgtgttaagtcggaaatttagaatgacacgttaaacggagaacttatgaaagatgaaaagtatataagagactaaagttgaaagtaaaaaaaatgttgagattaaattgcaaaagatgaaaagctttgaattgaaagtaaaaaaattaaaggggttaaattgcaaaagatgaaaacttttgaattagaagtgaaaaatcaaattaatcaaaggggttaaaataccaaagatcgaaactttagacttaaattgccaaagattgaaactttagagttaaaaaagaaatcaattaaacaaaagagataaatagatttagttaaattgatgtttattattattattattattattattattatttaataaaaaagataaataaaaaactAAGGATGAGAAATTACCagtgaatgacacgtgtccaaaaatgatttttgtttattagtatagaaagattaaTGCCTATGTCCAGTTCTGCAAGTCATTCATTTTAATTTCTATCATAGCCCtttcatattttattttattggttaatgttaaaacatggaagaataaTTGGCATAATAATGAAAATCATAAGCTAATAAAGCACGTTAAACTCTAACTCTAATAAAAATATCATTAGTATATTTTCATTAACATCGATTATCTGTAAAAGGATTGAAAATGAGTACAAGTTTAAAAGAAAAGGATACTTGAGAATATGATAACTAATTAATAGGAAGAAGGCGTAAATTTTGTTGAAAACATAGTTGTATTCAAAATAGAGTATGGTTTTGACCGAACAACCTCGATACCGATATCCATATTATCAAAATCGGTACCGATATTCATTTTAACAGGGTGGTCGGGCCCAATTTTTTATTTCGCACAGGGCCCAaattatttttcatattttcggagacggccctggcCAAGACAAAACATGTATATGTGATTGTGAATACCCTCTATCCGTTTACAATTAgaattttataataaaacatagggtaaattacattttttcgTCCTTTATATTTGTAGCGAGTTGCAAtagatgacctttaactttaataattacagtcacagtcctttatttgcaaaatctgttacaccttaggtcctttaaccctaacctgGTTACAACTTTCAGTTAAGTAAGGTTATGTGCAACCCATGTGAGGGCAAAACagtcatttaataatatatatatatatatatatatatatatatatatatatcttatataTATTCACCAAACCACACTTGTCTCTTCAAACCAGTCTCCATGGGATATCATCACTTTCCTAGCATCCACACGTTCTTCTTCCACTTCAATTCATCTGGTAATTCCGTTAATAATGTCTTCTTCAAATGTATCTATTTCTAGAGTAGAGAATGGCACAAAGACAAAAAATCATACctctaagggcatgtttggctaagctttttgaaacaacttattgacttattggctttttgaaaagttataagCTCTAGATGATGTTTGGCAATGAGCTTGTATGTGAGGGGAAAAATGACTTTTCTAAAAAGTCACTCCATACTAACTTTTCCAAAaagctaataagtcaataagttgtttcaaaaagcttagccaaacatgccctaaatgtCCAGAAGAAGTGATATCTGGAAACGGGAATCCTTGTCGAACATCCTTATTAATGGTTCTACATAAAACAGCAAGCATGCAACAGGTGTGATTTGCAGTTCCTTGAGCATGAAACATCTTCAATACATCAAGTCTAGAGATCTGCGAATCGAGCCCTAATTTAGGATGGATGCTGTTCAATCCCAAATCGCGAGAGGAATTTGAAGGAATCGAAGGAATCTGAAGGAATCGAAGGGAGATCTGCGAATCGAAGGAATGCTGTTCAACCATCGTCTTCTTATATTTTTGTTATTAGTTAGTAGGAATTTGAAGGAATCGAAGGGAGATCTGCGAATTGAGCCCTAATTCATCTGGTAATTCCATTAGGGTTTTGAGTTGGGGTTTTGTGAGGGGGTGTGGTGGAGatacggtggtgggtggtggagaTATGGTGGTGGGTTGGATGGAGAGGATGGTTGTGGGAGTGATatttagagagagagggaggtgTGTACAGTGGAGAGAGAGACCAgggagatgatgatgattatttagCTTTacaatttttatataaattttgatagtttttttattaaatgaCTGTATTGCCCTCACATGTATTGTACATGACCTTACTTAACTGAAA of Helianthus annuus cultivar XRQ/B chromosome 1, HanXRQr2.0-SUNRISE, whole genome shotgun sequence contains these proteins:
- the LOC110928564 gene encoding uncharacterized protein LOC110928564; protein product: MEYKHFSHEHNLSMYQVQPGQQLRCSGCDKFCDKTIYACWQCNFFLHEHCGNATRYIKHPSHSSHYLILSPYPTYPSNCFLCNACGTNGSRFSYCCALCEVDLHVNCAFLPPKVAHKAHPHELVLNHTSETGVQNQVCKMCRKPLDSKHWSYECLVCANYGVHTLCATNEIKMGLYQMDDGSDIEPSDQGAPTTQPAASTGQQGSSDGQAQVKLTPMDYQILLHMGLDNGSSYV